One segment of Campylobacter concisus ATCC 51562 DNA contains the following:
- a CDS encoding ABC transporter ATP-binding protein, producing the protein MTNLKKLLAITTRQEKKNFIILIFMSIFLSVIETIGISAIMPFITLASDPSKIVGNEYSKKIYDFFDFSTTTNFMIFFGLFLIGFYIFRAFYSIFYNYLLNKFAFGRFHSFAFRLFKNYTNLPYKRFVKRNSSELTKTIVNEASNLSFYMQSLLLIFSEFFTIVLLYALLLLMNWKMTLVLTILLGAKVLFLLFFLKKRIEKEGTRRSIMQSKFYKILNETFGNFKIIKLIQNEQKLYSEFSSISYGYAKANIVSNTLNQLPRLSLETIGFGVLIGIVVYVLFKYNDANFVLPIISMYALALYRILPALNRILSNYNTLLFLSSSLDIVYSDLSYTPQTEGKDFMDFKNKIELINVSFEYNKNKNVLKNINITINKGDKIAFVGESGSGKSTLVDLIIGLYKPLSGEIIIDGKKLTYDNIKSYRSKVGYIPQSIYLFDGTVGENVAFGYEYDKERIIEVLKKANIYDFLSSKEGIDTLVGDGGIQLSGGQKQRIGIARALYSDPEILVLDEATSALDNETEAKIMDEIYEISQDKTLLIIAHRLSTIERCDRKIMLSNGKII; encoded by the coding sequence ATGACTAATTTGAAAAAGCTATTGGCAATAACAACAAGACAAGAAAAGAAAAATTTTATTATTTTGATTTTTATGAGTATTTTTTTGTCGGTTATTGAAACCATTGGAATATCTGCTATTATGCCGTTTATTACCCTAGCATCAGATCCATCAAAAATAGTTGGTAACGAATATTCAAAAAAAATTTATGACTTTTTTGACTTTTCTACTACTACTAATTTTATGATTTTTTTTGGTCTTTTTTTAATAGGTTTTTATATTTTTAGAGCTTTTTACTCGATATTTTATAATTATTTGCTTAATAAATTTGCATTTGGAAGATTTCATTCTTTTGCATTTAGACTTTTTAAAAACTATACAAATTTACCGTATAAAAGATTTGTAAAAAGAAATAGTTCGGAACTAACAAAGACTATTGTAAATGAAGCTTCAAACCTTTCTTTTTATATGCAAAGCTTACTTTTGATATTCTCAGAATTTTTTACTATAGTATTGCTGTATGCCTTATTGCTTTTAATGAATTGGAAAATGACTCTAGTTTTAACTATTCTTTTGGGGGCAAAAGTATTATTTCTATTGTTTTTTCTAAAAAAAAGAATAGAAAAAGAAGGCACAAGAAGATCAATAATGCAATCAAAATTTTATAAAATTTTAAATGAAACATTTGGAAATTTTAAAATTATAAAACTTATACAGAATGAACAAAAACTTTATAGTGAATTTTCTAGTATAAGCTATGGTTATGCAAAAGCCAATATTGTAAGCAATACTTTAAACCAACTACCTAGACTCTCGTTAGAAACGATTGGGTTTGGTGTTCTTATAGGAATTGTTGTCTACGTTCTTTTTAAATATAATGATGCAAACTTTGTTTTGCCAATCATTTCTATGTATGCTCTAGCTTTATATAGAATTCTTCCTGCTTTAAATAGAATACTTTCTAACTATAATACTCTTTTGTTTTTATCTAGCTCTCTTGATATTGTATATAGCGATCTTAGCTATACTCCGCAAACAGAAGGTAAAGATTTTATGGATTTTAAAAACAAAATAGAACTAATAAATGTAAGTTTTGAATATAATAAAAATAAAAATGTTCTTAAAAATATCAATATAACTATAAATAAAGGCGATAAAATTGCTTTTGTAGGAGAGAGTGGGAGTGGAAAGTCCACACTAGTTGACTTAATTATCGGATTATATAAACCTCTTAGTGGCGAAATAATCATAGATGGAAAGAAATTAACTTATGATAATATAAAATCTTATAGATCAAAAGTAGGCTATATACCACAATCGATATATCTTTTTGATGGTACAGTCGGAGAAAATGTGGCTTTTGGCTATGAATATGATAAAGAAAGAATAATAGAAGTCTTAAAGAAGGCTAATATATATGATTTCTTATCCTCAAAAGAAGGGATAGACACACTGGTTGGAGATGGTGGAATTCAGTTGAGTGGCGGACAAAAACAAAGAATAGGAATAGCTAGAGCTCTATATAGTGACCCCGAAATTTTAGTATTAGATGAAGCAACAAGTGCTTTAGATAATGAAACAGAGGCAAAAATAATGGACGAGATATATGAAATAAGTCAAGATAAGACATTATTAATAATCGCACACAGATTAAGTACAATTGAAAGATGTGATAGGAAGATAATGCTATCTAATGGAAAAATAATATGA
- a CDS encoding UDP-N-acetylglucosamine 4,6-dehydratase, with amino-acid sequence MNNILSLIGRTKNLFEDDINVLGKNLKEIVSSSSFLVIGGAGSIGSAVTKEIFIRDPKKLYVVDISENNLVELVRDIRSEFGYINGDFKTFAIDVASAEFDALVSQSGGFDYVLNLSALKHVRSEKDPFTLMRMLETNIFNTDKTLTQAFSMNSKKYFCVSTDKAANPVNLMGASKRIMEMFAFRHSLEIDVSMARFANVAFSDGSLLFGFQKRIEKSQPIVAPNDVRRYFLTPKESGELCLLSTIFGENRDIFFPKLDQNLDLITFSEIAKRYLTNLGYEPFLCENEEEARKLAKVLPKDGFYPCLFAPSDTTGEKDYEEFFVDGERLDMQRLQNIGIVKNDANFDSKKLEIFKNNILNLKSSLAWNKEDVLREVFELIPNFMHKETGKYLDEKM; translated from the coding sequence ATGAACAATATCTTAAGTTTAATAGGACGCACGAAAAACCTTTTTGAAGATGACATAAATGTGCTTGGTAAAAATTTAAAAGAGATAGTTTCAAGTTCGAGCTTTCTAGTTATTGGTGGTGCTGGTTCTATCGGTTCAGCCGTGACAAAAGAAATTTTTATAAGAGATCCAAAAAAACTATACGTCGTCGATATTTCTGAAAATAACCTTGTTGAGCTAGTGCGTGACATAAGAAGCGAGTTTGGATATATAAATGGTGACTTTAAAACTTTTGCCATAGATGTTGCAAGTGCTGAGTTTGACGCACTTGTGTCACAAAGTGGCGGATTTGACTACGTCTTAAATTTATCAGCACTAAAGCATGTTAGAAGCGAAAAAGATCCGTTTACGCTTATGAGGATGCTCGAAACAAACATCTTTAATACCGACAAAACGCTAACGCAAGCCTTTAGTATGAATTCAAAAAAATACTTTTGCGTTAGCACCGACAAGGCGGCAAACCCTGTAAATTTAATGGGAGCTAGCAAGCGCATCATGGAGATGTTTGCGTTTAGACACTCTTTAGAGATCGACGTCTCAATGGCTAGATTTGCAAATGTGGCATTTAGCGATGGTTCACTTCTTTTTGGCTTTCAAAAACGCATAGAAAAGTCTCAGCCCATAGTCGCCCCAAACGACGTCAGGCGCTACTTCCTAACGCCAAAGGAGAGCGGTGAGCTCTGCCTTTTAAGTACCATTTTTGGAGAAAACAGAGATATATTTTTCCCAAAATTAGATCAAAATTTAGATCTTATAACATTTAGCGAGATAGCCAAGCGGTACTTAACAAATTTAGGCTACGAGCCATTTTTGTGTGAAAATGAGGAAGAGGCTAGAAAGCTTGCGAAAGTGCTTCCAAAAGATGGCTTTTATCCTTGTCTTTTTGCGCCTAGTGACACGACTGGAGAGAAGGACTACGAGGAGTTTTTCGTTGACGGCGAGAGACTTGACATGCAAAGGCTTCAAAATATCGGCATAGTCAAAAATGATGCAAATTTTGACAGCAAAAAGCTAGAAATTTTTAAAAACAATATCTTAAATTTAAAATCGAGCTTGGCATGGAACAAAGAGGACGTTTTGCGCGAAGTTTTCGAGCTCATACCAAATTTTATGCATAAAGAAACAGGAAAATATCTCGATGAGAAAATGTGA
- a CDS encoding LegC family aminotransferase: MRKCDFDEVLKFIKSTFGKDKVPLHEPKFIGNEKKYLLECIDSSFVSSVGKFVDELESKLAQMVGAKFAVATTNGTSALHICLKLAGVEQNDEVITQPVTFIATCNAISYLFAKPVFVDVDLDTLGMSPASLSAFLEKNCELKEGKCINKTSGRIVRACVPMHTFGLPCKIDEIAEICKRWNISLVEDCAESLGSYYKGTHTGNFGKLAAMSFNGNKIVTSGGGGAIITNDEEIAKHAKFITTTAKVPHPFEYRHSEIGYNYRLPNLNAALLVAQLENLELFLKSKRELAMIYKEYFSKFDDVKFIDESADARSNFWLNAVLFESHEKRDEFLKFSNENGVFTRPIWQLMNELDMFKDCQRDELKNAKFLSDRIVNIPSSARV, encoded by the coding sequence ATGAGAAAATGTGATTTTGACGAGGTTTTGAAATTTATAAAAAGCACCTTTGGCAAGGACAAAGTCCCGCTTCACGAGCCAAAATTTATAGGCAACGAGAAAAAATATCTGCTTGAGTGCATCGACTCTAGCTTTGTCTCAAGTGTCGGTAAATTTGTCGATGAGCTTGAGAGCAAGCTAGCTCAAATGGTCGGTGCTAAATTCGCAGTTGCCACGACAAATGGCACCTCTGCGCTTCACATCTGCCTAAAGCTAGCTGGCGTAGAGCAAAATGACGAAGTGATCACCCAGCCAGTTACCTTTATAGCCACTTGCAACGCCATTAGCTACCTTTTTGCGAAGCCGGTTTTTGTGGACGTTGACCTTGACACACTCGGTATGTCGCCAGCGTCGCTTAGTGCGTTTTTGGAGAAAAACTGCGAGCTAAAAGAGGGCAAATGTATAAATAAAACTAGCGGTAGGATAGTGCGTGCTTGCGTGCCTATGCATACTTTTGGGCTGCCTTGCAAGATAGATGAGATAGCTGAAATTTGCAAGCGTTGGAATATCTCTTTGGTAGAAGACTGCGCCGAGAGCCTTGGTAGCTACTATAAAGGCACTCATACGGGAAATTTTGGCAAGCTTGCAGCGATGAGCTTTAATGGCAATAAGATCGTCACAAGTGGAGGTGGTGGAGCTATCATCACAAACGACGAGGAGATAGCAAAGCACGCTAAATTTATCACCACAACGGCCAAGGTGCCACATCCTTTTGAATACCGCCACAGCGAGATCGGCTACAACTACCGCCTACCAAATTTAAATGCGGCCCTACTTGTGGCGCAGCTTGAGAATTTGGAACTATTTTTAAAGAGCAAACGCGAGCTTGCGATGATCTATAAAGAGTATTTTTCTAAATTTGATGATGTGAAATTTATAGATGAGTCAGCAGATGCTAGGTCAAATTTTTGGCTAAATGCGGTGCTGTTTGAGAGCCATGAAAAACGAGATGAGTTTTTAAAATTTAGCAACGAAAATGGCGTTTTCACACGCCCTATCTGGCAGCTCATGAATGAGCTTGATATGTTTAAGGACTGCCAAAGAGATGAGTTAAAAAATGCTAAATTTCTAAGTGATAGGATAGTAAATATCCCAAGTAGTGCAAGGGTGTAG
- a CDS encoding methionyl-tRNA formyltransferase has product MKLKIGYFADGIWSHNAFDKLIKDKDIEIKFICARYDSNDEKLLNYANEFKIDYLKHKDINSDEFIEKIKHYDCDLFVSMSFNQIFKSKIINLPRYKTINCHAGKLPFYRGRNILNWALINNEKEFGITVHYMDTGIDTGDIILQKCFDITDNDDYKSILTKAHSECANILYQAICLFKNGKAESKKQDGVGFYCSRRIEGDENLNFNQTSREVFNFVRAICYPAIVARAFLNGKEMKINKVELIKDAPLYKCIPGAILCKDGDTFLVKTQDSFVKVVEYEYDGKIKVGDRFDVK; this is encoded by the coding sequence ATGAAACTAAAGATAGGTTATTTTGCAGATGGTATTTGGAGCCATAACGCATTTGATAAACTTATTAAAGACAAAGATATAGAAATAAAATTTATCTGCGCTAGATATGATTCAAATGATGAAAAACTCTTAAATTATGCAAACGAATTTAAAATTGACTATTTAAAGCATAAAGATATAAATTCTGATGAGTTTATTGAAAAAATAAAACATTACGATTGCGATTTGTTTGTGTCAATGTCTTTTAATCAAATTTTTAAATCCAAGATCATAAATTTGCCAAGATATAAAACTATCAATTGCCACGCAGGTAAATTGCCGTTTTATCGAGGCAGAAATATCCTAAACTGGGCTTTGATAAATAACGAAAAAGAATTTGGAATAACTGTACATTATATGGATACTGGTATAGATACCGGTGATATAATCTTGCAAAAATGTTTTGATATAACAGACAACGATGACTACAAAAGCATACTAACAAAAGCGCATAGTGAGTGTGCGAACATACTATATCAGGCGATATGTCTATTTAAAAACGGTAAAGCAGAGTCCAAAAAACAAGATGGTGTTGGGTTTTACTGCTCAAGACGTATAGAAGGCGATGAAAATTTAAATTTTAACCAAACAAGCAGAGAGGTATTTAATTTTGTACGTGCTATTTGTTATCCAGCCATAGTAGCAAGGGCATTTCTAAATGGCAAAGAGATGAAAATAAATAAAGTAGAACTTATAAAAGATGCACCACTATATAAATGTATCCCTGGTGCGATTTTGTGTAAAGACGGTGATACTTTTTTGGTAAAAACACAAGATAGTTTTGTAAAAGTTGTGGAATATGAATATGATGGAAAGATTAAGGTGGGAGATAGATTTGATGTCAAATAG
- the neuB gene encoding N-acetylneuraminate synthase: protein MSNRVFIIAEAGVNHNGDINLAKKLIDVAAKASADAVKFQTFKAQNLVSKNAQKASYQKETTDKNESQFEMIKKLELDENTHKELIAYCKKKNITFLSTPFDSDSIKLLDELGLDTFKVPSGEITNLPYLKQIGGLNKKIILSTGMANLGEVESAIEVLIKSGTKRENISLLHANTQYPTPMEDVNLKAMITLKNAFGLEVGYSDHTLGIEVDIAAVAMGAKIIEKHFTLDKNMPGPDHKASLEPDELVAMVRAIRNIELALGDGLKHFSKSESENIKIARKSIVAKYDIKKGEVFSEQNICVKRPGDGINPMRWDEVIGKISQKDYKQDDLI, encoded by the coding sequence ATGTCAAATAGGGTTTTTATCATAGCTGAGGCTGGAGTAAATCACAATGGTGATATAAATTTAGCCAAAAAATTGATCGATGTAGCAGCCAAAGCTAGCGCTGATGCGGTGAAATTTCAGACCTTTAAAGCTCAAAATCTTGTTTCAAAAAACGCACAAAAGGCTAGCTATCAAAAAGAAACTACCGATAAAAATGAAAGCCAGTTTGAGATGATAAAAAAGCTTGAACTAGATGAGAACACACATAAAGAGCTTATAGCCTATTGCAAGAAAAAAAATATCACATTTCTCTCAACTCCTTTTGATAGCGACAGCATAAAGCTTCTTGATGAGCTTGGGCTTGACACATTTAAAGTCCCAAGCGGCGAGATAACAAATTTACCTTATCTTAAGCAGATAGGCGGCTTAAATAAAAAGATCATTCTCTCAACTGGCATGGCAAATTTAGGTGAGGTAGAATCCGCGATAGAAGTACTTATAAAAAGTGGCACGAAACGTGAAAACATAAGTCTTCTTCATGCAAATACGCAGTATCCAACACCGATGGAGGATGTAAATTTAAAAGCGATGATAACACTGAAAAATGCCTTTGGTCTTGAGGTCGGATATAGCGATCATACGCTTGGCATTGAGGTCGATATCGCAGCGGTTGCCATGGGTGCAAAGATCATAGAAAAGCACTTTACTCTTGATAAAAATATGCCCGGACCTGACCACAAGGCTAGCCTTGAGCCAGATGAGCTAGTGGCGATGGTTAGAGCTATTAGAAATATAGAACTAGCGCTTGGAGACGGACTAAAGCACTTTAGTAAAAGCGAGAGCGAAAATATCAAAATAGCTAGAAAGTCGATCGTAGCAAAGTATGATATAAAAAAAGGTGAAGTCTTTAGCGAACAAAATATCTGTGTAAAACGCCCGGGAGACGGCATAAATCCTATGAGATGGGATGAGGTGATCGGAAAAATTTCACAAAAAGATTACAAGCAAGATGATCTGATATGA
- the neuC gene encoding UDP-N-acetylglucosamine 2-epimerase, with product MRKICVVTSTRAEYGLLYWLLKEIEAGSELELQIIATGMHLSPEFGLTYKEIEKEFKIDKKIEILGSSHSKLDICTEMAKVYEKFAPAFSELKPDILVLLGDRYEIFGVAGVASIMQIPIAHIHGGETTQGAFDEAFRHSITKMSHIHFAATREYANRIIQLGEEPSRVFNVGGPGIENIKKLNLLNKDEFEKSINFKLTKKNILITFHPVTLENGSAKEQFSELLEAINELKDTNFIFTKANSDIDGDVINKMIDEYVSINPQKAVAFTSLGQLRYLSAIKFVDIVLGNSSSGLSEVPSFKKATINIGDRQKGRARASSVIDVRPVKKEILAAIKKVYSKEFEQVLKDTTNPYDGGNPSKKMVKILKEIELEGILKKKFYDVKI from the coding sequence ATGAGAAAAATTTGTGTAGTGACAAGCACTAGAGCAGAATATGGCCTACTTTACTGGCTCTTAAAAGAGATCGAGGCAGGTAGCGAGCTTGAGCTTCAAATAATTGCCACCGGCATGCACCTAAGTCCTGAGTTTGGACTCACATACAAAGAGATTGAAAAAGAATTTAAGATAGATAAAAAGATAGAAATTTTAGGCTCTTCGCACTCAAAGCTTGATATATGTACTGAAATGGCAAAGGTTTATGAGAAATTTGCCCCAGCTTTTAGCGAACTTAAGCCAGATATATTGGTGCTTCTTGGCGATAGATACGAGATATTTGGCGTAGCTGGAGTGGCTAGCATCATGCAAATACCAATAGCGCACATACATGGCGGAGAAACCACCCAAGGAGCATTTGACGAGGCTTTTAGACACAGCATAACAAAGATGAGCCATATTCATTTTGCAGCTACAAGAGAGTATGCAAATCGTATAATCCAGCTAGGAGAAGAACCTAGCAGAGTCTTTAATGTCGGCGGTCCTGGCATTGAAAATATAAAAAAGCTAAATTTACTAAATAAAGATGAGTTTGAAAAGTCTATAAATTTTAAGCTCACAAAAAAAAATATACTAATCACTTTTCATCCGGTAACGCTTGAAAATGGTAGTGCAAAAGAACAATTTAGCGAGCTTTTAGAAGCAATAAACGAGCTAAAAGATACAAATTTTATCTTTACAAAAGCAAATAGTGACATAGATGGTGATGTGATAAATAAAATGATAGATGAGTATGTTAGTATAAATCCACAAAAAGCTGTGGCGTTTACTTCACTTGGGCAGCTAAGATACCTAAGTGCGATAAAATTTGTTGATATAGTCCTAGGAAATAGCTCGAGTGGCCTTTCAGAAGTCCCAAGCTTTAAAAAGGCCACCATAAATATAGGCGATCGCCAAAAAGGACGTGCAAGAGCTAGCAGTGTGATAGACGTTAGGCCCGTTAAAAAAGAAATTTTAGCCGCTATAAAAAAAGTATATTCAAAAGAATTTGAGCAAGTTTTAAAAGATACCACCAATCCATATGATGGCGGTAATCCAAGTAAAAAAATGGTTAAAATTTTAAAAGAGATCGAGCTAGAAGGTATTTTGAAAAAGAAATTTTATGATGTAAAGATATAA
- a CDS encoding nucleotidyltransferase family protein, whose amino-acid sequence MKNIENIKLKQNATIKEALGIIDSGAMQIALVVDDKDKLLGTLTDGDIRRGILRGLDLDSSIETIIYKEPAVAKISSTKEEILKIALSKKLHQIPIVDDNGIVLDLKEIEELVEPKIKTNRVILMVGGLGTRLRPLTQDTPKPMLKVGNKPILQTIVEKFAEYGFVNITMCVNFNAGIIKDYFGDGKEFGVNIDYILEQKRMGTAGALSLLKERPNEPFFVMNGDLLTNVNFEHIFNYHTLNKATATMCVREYDYEVPYGVVKMNDNKIVDISEKPVQKFFVSAGIYMLSPEILDLIPKNEFYDMPTLFEKLIKLSKNVISFPIREYWLDIGRIEEYQKANEEYKEVF is encoded by the coding sequence ATGAAGAATATAGAAAACATAAAGCTAAAACAAAATGCCACTATAAAGGAAGCCTTGGGGATTATAGATAGCGGAGCTATGCAGATAGCTTTAGTTGTTGATGATAAAGATAAGCTTCTTGGAACACTGACTGACGGCGATATAAGAAGAGGTATATTAAGAGGGCTAGACCTTGACAGCTCTATAGAGACGATCATTTATAAAGAGCCGGCTGTTGCAAAAATTTCTAGCACAAAAGAGGAAATTTTAAAGATAGCATTATCTAAAAAACTTCACCAGATACCAATAGTAGATGATAACGGAATAGTATTAGACTTAAAAGAGATAGAAGAGCTTGTTGAACCAAAGATCAAGACGAATAGAGTCATTCTAATGGTGGGGGGGCTCGGTACTAGGCTTAGACCACTCACGCAAGATACTCCAAAACCGATGCTAAAGGTTGGAAACAAGCCGATCCTTCAGACGATAGTTGAGAAATTTGCAGAGTATGGCTTTGTAAATATTACGATGTGCGTAAATTTTAATGCAGGCATCATCAAGGACTATTTTGGTGACGGCAAAGAATTTGGAGTAAACATCGACTACATTTTAGAGCAAAAAAGAATGGGTACGGCAGGTGCATTAAGCCTACTTAAAGAGCGACCAAACGAACCATTTTTTGTAATGAACGGTGATCTTCTTACAAATGTAAATTTCGAGCATATTTTTAACTACCACACGCTAAATAAAGCGACGGCTACAATGTGTGTAAGAGAGTATGACTACGAAGTTCCTTATGGCGTTGTAAAAATGAACGACAACAAGATAGTAGATATCTCAGAAAAACCAGTGCAGAAATTTTTCGTAAGTGCTGGAATATATATGCTCTCGCCGGAAATTTTAGATCTAATACCAAAAAATGAGTTTTATGATATGCCTACGCTGTTTGAAAAGCTAATAAAATTAAGTAAAAATGTTATATCATTTCCGATCAGAGAATATTGGCTTGATATCGGACGTATTGAAGAATACCAAAAAGCAAATGAAGAATATAAAGAAGTTTTTTAA
- a CDS encoding cytidylyltransferase domain-containing protein: protein MYKNNSFLAIIPARGGSKGLPGKNIKELCGKPLVVWSIEAGLKSKYVDEVMTSTDDEKIAEISKKYGASVPFLRPSELASDTATTFDAVKHTIDYYKNELKKEFDYIVLLEPTSPLRENDDVDTMIEKIVDNQEKFDSISSIGEVHEHPSIMKKILNNGYIVPFCKELKFTTRRQDNEKAYFPYGVAYIVKIKNFLEEKTFYTQRNTFYEIKRYQCYEIDDLYDFLAIENIMKYEWRLK from the coding sequence ATGTATAAAAACAATAGTTTTTTAGCGATTATACCGGCAAGAGGTGGCAGCAAAGGGCTGCCTGGAAAAAATATTAAAGAATTATGTGGAAAACCGCTTGTCGTATGGAGTATAGAGGCTGGACTCAAAAGTAAATACGTCGATGAGGTAATGACTAGCACTGATGATGAGAAAATTGCAGAAATTTCTAAAAAGTATGGCGCAAGTGTCCCTTTTTTAAGACCAAGCGAGTTGGCAAGCGATACTGCTACAACCTTTGATGCCGTAAAACATACTATAGATTATTATAAAAATGAATTAAAAAAAGAGTTTGACTATATTGTTTTATTAGAGCCCACATCGCCTTTGAGAGAAAATGATGATGTAGATACAATGATAGAAAAAATAGTAGATAATCAAGAAAAATTTGACTCAATATCTAGCATAGGGGAAGTGCATGAGCATCCATCTATCATGAAGAAAATTTTAAATAATGGTTATATCGTGCCATTTTGTAAAGAGCTCAAATTTACTACAAGGCGACAGGATAATGAAAAGGCATATTTTCCTTATGGAGTCGCTTATATAGTTAAAATAAAAAATTTTCTAGAAGAAAAAACATTTTATACGCAAAGAAATACTTTTTATGAGATAAAGCGATATCAATGTTACGAAATAGATGATCTATATGATTTTTTGGCAATCGAAAATATAATGAAATACGAATGGAGATTGAAATGA
- a CDS encoding Gfo/Idh/MocA family protein has translation MNFLVIGLGSMGKRRIRNLIALGYKDSIAGFEPREDRRSEVERKYNIKTFDSLETAMGEFIPDVFIISTPPNMHMYYAYLAEKNNINCFVEASVVEAEKILELSKRIKDKKILIAPSCTMKYYPISIKIKELINKKAIGKILNYNYQTGQYLPDWHPWEKIEDFYVSNPDTGGCREIVPFELTWLNDIFGDSRPLACVRKKITDINANIDDIYHCILEHSNNVLGNLTIEVVSKPRATREMRILGSEGEIVYSADNNELRYINTNMNDWNRIKFGTGTVESGYINPEEPYINELKDYINSIKEVKNGEVPTYPNRLEDDYKVLQNLYKLEEISEGRHDLSR, from the coding sequence ATGAATTTTCTAGTAATCGGTCTGGGTTCAATGGGTAAAAGAAGAATTAGAAATTTAATCGCGCTTGGCTATAAAGATAGTATTGCCGGTTTTGAGCCAAGAGAGGATAGAAGGAGTGAGGTAGAAAGAAAATATAATATTAAAACTTTTGATAGCCTTGAAACAGCAATGGGTGAATTTATTCCAGATGTATTCATAATATCTACTCCTCCAAATATGCATATGTATTACGCATATTTGGCTGAAAAAAACAATATCAACTGTTTTGTAGAGGCTTCTGTTGTCGAGGCTGAAAAAATTTTAGAATTATCAAAGAGAATAAAAGATAAAAAAATTTTGATAGCACCATCTTGTACAATGAAATATTATCCTATTTCTATAAAGATAAAAGAACTGATTAATAAAAAAGCAATAGGTAAAATCCTTAATTATAACTATCAAACTGGTCAGTATTTGCCAGATTGGCACCCTTGGGAAAAAATAGAAGACTTTTATGTTTCAAATCCTGATACTGGTGGCTGTAGGGAAATAGTTCCATTTGAGTTAACATGGTTAAATGATATTTTCGGTGACTCTAGACCACTGGCGTGCGTGAGAAAAAAAATAACAGATATTAATGCTAATATAGATGATATATATCATTGTATTTTAGAACATTCAAATAATGTATTGGGAAATTTAACTATAGAAGTAGTATCAAAACCTAGAGCTACTAGGGAAATGAGAATATTGGGTTCAGAAGGTGAAATAGTTTATAGTGCAGATAATAATGAACTCAGATATATAAATACTAATATGAATGATTGGAATAGGATAAAATTTGGCACAGGAACAGTAGAAAGTGGATATATTAATCCGGAGGAGCCATATATTAATGAGTTAAAAGATTATATAAATAGTATAAAAGAGGTCAAAAACGGAGAGGTGCCGACATACCCAAATAGACTAGAGGATGATTACAAGGTATTGCAGAACTTATATAAGCTAGAAGAAATAAGTGAGGGAAGACATGACTTATCAAGATAG